The region ACCAATGGGAGAGGCAGCTCCCGTTACCAGTGCTACTTTTCCTTCGAATTCTTTGGACATATGCCCCCCTAGGATTTATTACTAGATTCTAAACTTGAATTTCGAACATCGTTCGGCAATCGTAAAATTCCCAGTTGAAACAGAAGTTTCTAATGAAAGACTGCCCTTATGATCGATCGTTATAGCCACCCAGAGATTTCCGCCATCTGGGAATTAGAGAACAAATTTAAGATTTGGACAGATATTGAAATTTATGCCTGCGAAGCCCGTGCCAACCGCGGAGAAGTTCCCAAAGAAGACCTGGAAACCATCAAACAAAAGGCAAAATTCAACGTAGAGGAAATTCTAGAAATAGAATCCAAAGTCCACCATGATGTCATCGCCTATTTGACAAACTTGAACTCTTATATAGGACCAGCAGGCCGACATGTTCACTTTGGACTCACTTCCAGTGACGTTGGTGACACAGCACTTTGTGTACAAATGGTGCAAGCAATGGACCTTCTCATCCAAAGAACCGAAACCCTTTTACAAACAACGAAAGAAAAAGCAAAAGAGTACAAAGACCTTCCTTGTATCGGACGTTCTCATGGTATCCATGCAGAACCAATGACACTTGGTCTTAAATTTGCTCTCTTCTTTGCTGAGATGACTCGCAACTTAGAACGGATGAAAGATGCTAGGGCTCAAGTGGCCGTAGGGAAATTGTCCGGAGCTGTCGGAACTTATTCCAATATTGATTTAGAAATTGAAGAATATGTTTTAACCAAACTTGGATTAACCGTTGATCCGATTGCGACACAAGTCATTTCTCGTGACCGTCATGCTTTCTATATGTCAGTACTCGGTGTAGTTGCTGCGAGTTTAGATCGTATGGCAACGGAGATCCGACTCTTACAAAAAACAGAAGGCCGTGAAGTAGAAGAACCTTTTGCCAAAGGCCAAAAAGGATCTTCGGCTATGCCTCACAAACGAAATCCAGTCGTTTGCGAAAGAATATCTGGAATCTCTAGAGTCATTCGTTCTAACGTAAACGTGGGATTACAAAACGTGGGACTTTGGCATGAACGAGATATTTCTCATTCTTCTGCCGAAAGAATCGTACTTCCCGATTCTACCATTGCACTCGATTACATTTTGGAAAAAATGAATTTTGTCCTAAAAGGACTTCATGTGTATCCTGATGCCACCGAACGTACATTAAATGTAACACGTGGGCTCATCTTTTCACAAAAAGTTCTGTTGTGGTTGATTGAAAAAGGCGGAATCACTCGTGAAGATGCCTACTTAATCGTTCAAGAAAATGCAATGGCAGTTTGGGCAGACCAATCCAAAAATCTTCGTGACCTTTTAAAACAAGATCCAAGATGTTCTGCCATCCTCAAAGAAAGTGATTTGAATGAAATTTTCCAAATCAAACCTTATTTGGAAAGGATCCCTCTCATTTTCAAACGATTGGGGATTATTGATTGATTCCGATTGTGTCAGTGAAAATGGAATTTCCAAAGTAAATGGAAACCTGATTCAAACTAGAAAGGATATAATCTCATGGCCGAAAAACAAAGTGTGATTCAAAGACTAGTCGGTAAGGGATTATATCCTTCGCAAATGGCAGAACGTTCACTGCCAACTTTATCAAAATCTAAATCAAAGATTTTCTTCTAACCATTGGATTAAATCTTTTAACATCTCACGATTGATGCTATGACCTTCTGGGTATTCCCTGTAATGAGGCCGAATGCCTATTGATTCCAAATATTGTTTTACCGAACGGGCATATTCAACAGATAAAACTCGATCATTGTTTCCATGAGAGATAAAAATCTTTTTTTTCAAAAGATCATCTGTGATTTTCACAATCTCCTTATTTTCTTCTAACAACCTTCCACTCAAAGCAATAATACCTTTGATTCTCTCTGGATAAAGTAATCCAACAGAATAAGACATGATGGCTCCTTGACTAAAACCACCAATCCAAACATTGGATTCATCAAATTGGTAATTCAATTTGAGATAATCCAGAAATTCTAACAAAAGCCTTCTACTTTCTTTTTCCTGTTCTAAATTGATCTTTGGTTGGCCAGTTGTGAATAAAACTTCATACCAAGCGTAACTATCTGGTGCCAAAGTCAAAGGACCTCTGGCGGAAACTACAAGAAAGGATTCTGGTAAATAATTGGCTAATGAAAACAAATCTTCTTCATTACTTCCAACTCCATGTAACAATACCAATAGAGGTGGATTTTCTATGGAAACTTTTGGTTTGCGGATTAAATATTCTAGTGGTTTCTCCATTTCTTTATTATCCTTAATGACTCGGTTCCAATCTTACAGAAGTCATCGTCAAAGCACCTGCCACAGGTTTGTCGTTAAAAAAAGAAATAGAATCTGAATCCAGTTTTGTCCCCAAAGTATAAAGTAACGGCAAATAGTGTTCTGCTGTGGGAATGGCCCATTCAAATTCTTTTCCGTGATTTCTAATTTGAATTAAGGACTCGTTGTCTCCAGCCAGGATCCAATTTTTTACCTTTTGGTTTACATCCAATGCCCAATCAAATCCATATACTTCGTTCAATCTGTCCCAAGCCACCATACGCAAGTTATGTACAATATTCCCACTGGCAAGAATGAGAACTCCTTGGTTTCGAAGAGTGGACAATTCTTTGGCCAATTGGAAATGAGCTTCCGGCGAAATTTTATAATCCATGCTTAGTTGCACAACGGGAATGTCTGCATTTGGATAAATATGTTTGATGACACTCCAGGCACCATGATCCAATCCCCATTCATAATCTAATTTTACATTTTGAGATATGACAACGGACTGAATGAGTTTCGCAAGTTCCGGACTACCCGGAGCCGGGTATTGCACATCAAATAAGGCTTTGGGGAACCCACCAAAGTCATGTATGGTGGGAGGATTTTCCATAGCGGTTACAAACGTTCCATCCGTCACCCAGTGTGCGGAAATACAAAGAATGGCTTTCGGTTTGGGAATCGTTTTACTCAGATTTCGTAATCCTTCCACAAATTCATTTTCCTCAATCGCATTCATTGGGCTTCCATGCCCCAGAAAAAGGGAAGGAAGTGTGGTGGAATTTTGGAAAAAAGCCGAATTTTCTTTAGTTTCTGCTGAGCTCATCTGGTTTCCGGAATTTTTTAGATTCCGACTCCTCTATTTAGATAGTTTAATATTAAATCATTTATTGTCAATCTAATATACAGTTGGAAAACGGAAAATTGCTCCGGTTATTATGAACAGTCTTTATGGTTATGAAAGCAATTAAATGAAATTTAGGATTTTGATTTTTAGTTGATTTCTTATTTTTTGGATCTCGATATACTTTCTTTTAAAATGAAAAAAATCATCATTCTCTCACTTAAAATATTTTTTGCCTACATACTTATATCCTGCAGTTATATCATCTCTACTGGTCTTGTAGAAGAGGAAAACTTAAGTTCAAATACCGCTCTAGTACTTGGTAATAAAGTGGAGTTAGACGGAACACCTTCGAATCGATTACAAGCAAGATTGGATAGAGCAGCCATACTTTACAAAGATGGTTTGATTCAGAAAATTATTGTCTCCGGTGGGATTGGAAAAGAAGGATTTGATGAAGCAAAAGTCATGAAAAACTATTTAATCAAACAAGGAATTAATGCGGATCAAATCATTGAAGATAATATAGGTTACACTACAGAAAAATCTGCCAACAATCTAAAGGATATCTTAGAATCCAATACTGCAGAACCAATTCTGATTATCTCGCAGTATTACCACCTTCCTCGATCCAAATATCTAGTAAAAAAAGCTGGATTCCAAAATGTCAAAACTTCCTATGCTAGGTATTTTGAAATCCGAGATTTCTATTCTATCTTCAGAGAAACCATCGCCTTACCTTATGTAATCATTCTTAATCGATAAATTTTATGAATCAAGAAACAAATATAAACTTAATCGATACCCAATTAAAGGCTTATAACAATAAAGATATTGATTCATTTCTCAAATGTTGGGACAAAAATGCAAAAATATATCTCCATCCGAGGACTTTAATTGCAGATGGGATTGACCAAATTAAGGAAAGACATATAATTCGTTTCCAGGAGCCAGATCTTTTTGCAAAATTGATTTCTAGACAAGTGTTTGGTGGTAAAATTGTTGATCATGAATTAGTTACTAGAAACTTTCCAGAAGGAAAAGCAAATATAGATGTATTAGCAATTTACGAAATAGAAAAACAACTAATTGTTAATGCTTGGTTTTTAATTGGTGAACCGAAATTTTAGCGTAAAAATTTTTTGATCCAAAAGATAGGTAAATAAAAATGTTAATCTCCTTAAAAAGGAACATAATTTTTTTAGCTAATTTCAAATTTATATTTCCCTTTGTTTTCTTCATTCACTGTCACCATTTATACAATGGCCCTGATTACATCGAAGGATCAGAAGCAAACCAAAGAATCACCAGTCCCATTATATCGAAATTGCACAGTTGTAGTTTGTTAACTCACTCATATAATAGGAATGATACAAACCCTGATCCAATGCGGAGAACTCTTTCTATAGAAACTACAAATTCTTTCTTTCTGATTTTGCATTTATTCACTCGTTTTGAAGTTTTTAATCCATACTCCTACTACAAAACTAAAGATATCGATAGGTGTTCCAAAGATATTGAGTTTTATTCCTGTGACCATTTTAGCCCAAGATGGTCAAACGATGCCAATTTTGGTTTCTTCATTGCAACTATTGTATGTAATGATGTAAAAACATACGAGCCACCGCTCCAAAGAATTTTTCCAAGTTCAGACGAAGAAGAAAGTGAAGAAGAATAGTATAAAAGGAGAAAATCATGGCAGCACCAAAGAAGAAAAAATCAAGTGGAACCAAAACAAAAGCAAATCTAAAAAAGTTAGATTATCGCTCCAATCCAACTCATAGTATTACACCCTTTCTTATGTTTAATGCAAACATTGAAGAGGTGGCAAAGTTCTATGCATCGGTTTTTAAAAAATCCAAAATCATCACTGCCAACCCAATGCAAGGTGAGTTCATTTTAAACGGGCAAAAGTTTACAGCTTACAATGGTGGGCCTGAATTTAAATTCACTTGGGGAGTTTCCTTTATGATCAGCGTAGAAACTCAAAAAGAAGTAGATTATTATTGGAATGCGCTTTTAGCAGATGGTGGTACAGAAAGTATGTGTGGTTGGCTTCAAGATAAATTTGGTATGTATTGGCAAGTGACCCCGAAAATTCTTTTACAACTAATTTCGCATAAAGACCCAATCAAAGCCGAACGTGCCACACAAGCCATGTTAAAAATGAGAAAAATAGACATAGCGGTTTTAAAAGAAGCAGTAAGTTAATTGGTTTCTGTTGTTACTCTCTCATAAAAAAATTTCTGATACAGATTTAGAATCTGCTTCTATCATTTGGGATTTTCTCACACAAAAAGATAATCTCGATAAAGCAGATTTAATTTTTGTCCTTTGTAGCCATGACGTTAGAATTGCTAAGTATGCAGCAGATTTATACAGAAATGGTTATGCGAAGCAAATTCTCTTTTCAGGTGGAATCAATTTTTTTACTAAGAATATATTCTCAGATTCCGAAGCTGATTCTTTTGCTAAATTGGCCCTCAACGAGGGGATTCCAGCAAAAGACATCATAATCGAAAATAATTCTACCAATACTGGTGAAAATATTCAATTCACTAAATCTTTGTTAAACAGAAAGAATATTAAGGTAAACTCGATCATTGCGATTCAAAAGCCTTCTATGACTTTAAGAGTTAGGTTGGCTTTAGACAAACAATGGCCAGAGAACCAATTCATCATTTCTGCCCCCGATTACTCTTTGTTGGATGCCCCTCATTCGCATATTAATCTTTTTATGATTATCAACGAAATTGTAGGCGATTTACAAAGAATCATTACTTATCCCAAACTAGGTTTTCAATCTGAAATCGCTATCCCTGAATCGGTTGAATATGCATTCAACTATCTGGTTTCTCAAGAATATAATTTACACTTAGTTCAATAAAAATTGAATTTTCAATAACCCTATAACTTTAAAGTTATAGGGTTATATAAAAATCAAAACTATACAGCAGTTACTTGTTTATCGGAAACCAAATTGTATTTTAATTTTATTTGGTCTATTTTCTCTTCCATTGCCGCCCACAACGTTTCTTTTTCTGGATGGAAAGTACAAAGTACACCTTGTCTTACCAAATCAATGATTTCATCGATAGAAAAATCTAAGAAACGATAGAGTTTAAAAAATTCATAAGTAAGATTTACGTTAAAGATATCAGGATCATCTGTATTGATACACAACATCAAACCTTGGTCGTAATAATAACGAACAGGGTGATTTTGTTCCTTACGAACATATTTTCCAGTAAAAACATTTGAAGTCACACAAATCTCAATTGGGATTTTGTTTTCTTTCATGTAACGAACAAGCTCTGGATCTTGGATTGCGGAAGTTCCGTGACCAATCCTTTCCGCCTTACAAAGGTTGACTGCATCCCAAATTGCCCAAGGCCCATCATCTTCACCTGAGTGAGCCACACATCGTAGGCCAGATTCACGAGCTACTTTGAATACTTCGGAATAATCTTTGGCAGGGCCCATAAGTTCAGCACCACCAAGTCCGATTCCAATCACTTCTTTATGTTTTAGACCTAAAACACGTTTGAGATTGTTCATCGCATTTTCTGGACCAAAAGAACGAGATACATCCACTAACAATCGAATGGTGATTCCATCTTTGACTTCAATTTGACGAATGCGATTTACCATCACCTCGACCATTTCATCAAAATCCAATCCGTTTTGGATGAACTTAGAAGGTGCAAAGAATGCTTCGCAATAGATGATATTATTTGAACGTAAGTAGTCTGCTAAACTATCGATAAAATAACCAAGGTCTGATGCTTCTTTCACCGAACCTTGCACAAAGAAAAATACCTGAATGAAACCATTGAGATCTTTAAAATTGTATTTATCTTCAAACTCTTTATCAGTAACTTCGATTCCGTTCTTTTTGTACAAAAACTTCAAAGTTTCTTTGTTCACACAAGCTTCCAAATGAAGGTGCACTTCTGTTTTTGGAATTTCTCGAATGAAATTGATAACATCCTGCTCGTTCGGATGAGGAACCGACAAGTCCCCCGCGAGTAAGGACTTTCTCTCTTTGAGGAGAGGTGACTCTGCCGAAGGTTCCAAGCCTTCTTTGGAAAGTAACCAAAGGGGAGGGTGGAGGATCGGGAGTTCCATTAAAGAAACTCGCTCGTTTAACAGAGTATTGATTTGTTTATCAAAGGTAAGTTGGATGGTAGGCGAGTACGGTCTGTCAGCTGGCAGCCGGCTTTTTAACCGATTCAGCTCCGCAATGTCACGGTCAATGACAGCAATACGATTTAATATCTCAGAAAAAGGAACTTCCATGTTCCAGGAAAGAATGCGAAATTTCGCAAGTGCCTACAAGTAGATTTTTAAACCTTGGGTGAAAATCCCTATTCAGCTTTCAAAAATCCCGTCGATAGGAAATTTGGGAGCGGAAAAGACTGGAAATTTTTTCCGAATTATGTCGTATAAATGAATATGCTCACATCTCGCAAAACATTCCTACCGTTTGCTCTTCCTTCGATCTCGGAGGATGCAATTGAGGAAGTCGCCCAAGTGCTTAGGTCTGGCTGGGTCACCTCAGGTCCGAAAGTAAAACAATTCGAGATGGAGTTCGGTGACTTTGTGGGTAGCAAAGAAACCATCGCCGTCAATTCGGCAACAGCTGGGCTTCATTTAGCTTTGGAAGCCATCGGACTCACCGCCGATGATGCCGCCATCACTAGTTCCATAACCTTTACTGCGACGACAGAAGTGATTTGTTATTTTGGGGCCGAACCCATTCTCACCGATGTGGATCCCATCCACAACCTAATGACTCCCGAAACCCTTCATGAAACAATTACATCCAAATGCAAATGGAACGGTAAGGAACTGATTAGTAAAAAAACCGGCAAAAGAATCAAAGCGATTATGCCCGTCCACTTAGCAGGTTATACTTGCGATATGGTAGGACTTATGGCGATTGCGAAAGAATACAATTTATATGTAATCGAAGACGCAGCCCATGCGTTTCCTGCAGTTCACAAAGATAAGATGATTGGGACTTGGGGTGATTTTACCGTTTTTAGTTTTTATGCAACCAAGGGAATCACTACGGGGGAAGGGGGTATGGTTACTACTTCTCACAAAGATGCAGCAGAACGAATGCGGATCATGAGACTCCATGGAATTAACCGCGATGCGTTCAATAGACCTGGTTGGTACTACGAAGTGGTCGATGCAGGTTATAAATACAATATGACGGACATCGCCGCCGCGTTAGGTGTTGTCCAACTAAAGGAATCGCATAGTTTCTGGGAACGTAGGACAGAAATTGCAAAACACTACAATCAGGAATTTAGTTCCTTAAAAGGAATCAAACTTCCAAAAGAAGATACAAACGGAATTCATAGTTGGCATCTTTATCGAATAGAAGTTGATCCAAAAATTGCTAAGGTAGGGCGAGATACTTTAGTAGAAGAATTAAAGGAAAGAAATATTGGAACTAGTCTACATTTCATTCCTATCTTCGAACATCCTTATTATAAAAAGACCTTTCAATACAATCGTAAAGAATATCCGAATGCCTGCCAGATGTATGATCGTTCTGTATCATTACCTCTATTTGCTGGTATGACTAAATCAGACGAAAAAGATGTGATTGATGCAGTAAAAGATATTTTAGGGTAATGTAAATTAATGGGAAGAGGGTGCGATTCGGTTTTGATAAAACCCCGGATCGTATAACTTTAATAAATCCACTAGACCTAAAATAAAATCCGTATCTGTCCCATCAGCTTTTCTACGAATCCAAAATCCTACAAGTTCTTTGACCACTTGAGCATCAATGGTTTCATCACCTTTTTTATAAACAAAACGTGATGACTCTTCAGGATCTTCATTATCGGTAAATGCTGGATACAAAAACAAAATAAACCGATCCAAATAATATGGATCCAAACGGTTCTCTTCCACTAATAATAAGTAACGATCTGCTTCTTTTCTAAAGAATTTAGGATTAGAATCTAGTTTCTGATAAACAATAAAAAATTCACGAGCCGTGTTCCGAATCAATCCTTCGTAAATTGGTAAAGTTAATGTATATAATGTTTCATTTGTTTTTGCAGGAAGTAAATATTCGCGTAGTTTTATAGGAAATTCAGGATTGTAATGTCCGAATTCATAGTTTGAGTTTAGTTCAAGATAGTATTTAGTATGAGGTCCTGACAGAAAAATTTGAATGTCTAAATACTCTGCCAGTTTGCGAAAACTTAGAACCGTTTGGATTTTACAAAAAATCTTATGATAAGATAATTCTTTTTCGCAGTACAATCCAAGTTTCGGAAATTGTATCCAAGTAGAAGTGACAAGTTCTTTAAATTTTGTTTCCCTTTCTATCTTTTTGTCCACAAATACCGAATCCAACTTTGGGCCGATAATGGAACAAGAGAATAGAAAAAGAAACGAAATTTTACTTAATTTTATAAGTAATTTCTGCAGGTAGATTTTCCCATTCCGAATTAACATCTTTACGAAAGTATACTGGAGAAACTGAAGATTTGAAATTCAAACTTTGGTATAAAATCAGATCTGATTCTTTTTTTTCGAAATAACGTTTATCCGTATTACTCCCTAACCCTAAATCTGCGATTGGAATCCAACCATAACTAAGAAGAAAAATAGATAAGGAATCCTGAATTGATTTTGCCTTTCCCTTTTCAAATCGAATCATTCGGAAAGGTTGGATCGGGACTCCTAATTCTTTCATTTTATCTTTAAAATCGTTTATACTGATACTTGTTTGGCGTGCTTGGTAAATCGCATCTAAATAGTCTCTAGGTAAAAGTTTTAATTCTTCTTTTGTCTTTTCATAATAAGAAGTCACATCACCTGGATACACTGCATCTTTATCCAAATATTCATCAGTAACATAGTATTTAATGAACTGATTTTTTGATGAGAACTTATATTTCACAATTTGTTCTCCCGGTAAATCTTCGATGGATAGTTTCTTTAAATGCACTCTGTTACGTTGAATGAAACTAGGTTGATAGACAGTATCAGAAAACTTAACAGACCGAATTCTCTGTTGTTCATTGGACGGGGGATGAAGGATTGCAATTTGTGCTTTTGATAATGAAACCGAATCCAGTTTGAATTTTAAAGTAACTTCTAAGTTGTATTCTTCTTCACCGGATGCAATGAAACGTTCTGTTTCAATGAAGGGAATGTTTTTGATTTCTTTATTTTCACGATCAACAACCCAAAGTTTGGAACCACTCAGTAAAACTCCACGCACAGAACGAAGATTGGTTTTGATTGATCCAGTAATTTTTCCTGTTTTGGTATCATAACGATAGATACTATTGTCAGCTGAATCAGATATCCACAAAGAATCTCTTCCATAACAAATATCACGCGGACGAGTTCTATCTGTAAAAAATCCGCCGATCATAAGGGAGGAAGACTGGTCATAAATTTGTACCTTCCCTGAATCCAAATCCAAAATATAATAGTAATTTCCAACACTGGCAATCCCTGCCACATTCGAAAGAGGGATTTGGATTTTATCAGTGATACCACCGGAATTGGGATCCAATTTTAAAATTTGTTTTGGAGCAACTACAAGAAGTTTCCCTTCCCTTGAATCAAAACTAATCCCACGTAAATTTGCCAAACCTAAGTTAAAGATTTCTTGTTCACCAATTTCATTGATTTTGATGATGGCACGACGATTGGTATCTATATACCAAAAATTGACACCATCCCAAGCAAGGCCGTAAGCTTTATCGGTAAGTTTGTATTCTTTACTCTCTTGAGCAAACAAACCCCAGGAAAAAAATATTAATAAAAATAAAAAACGAATCATAAATCCAACCCAATGTTATCTGTTATCA is a window of Leptospira kanakyensis DNA encoding:
- a CDS encoding steroid delta-isomerase; its protein translation is MNQETNINLIDTQLKAYNNKDIDSFLKCWDKNAKIYLHPRTLIADGIDQIKERHIIRFQEPDLFAKLISRQVFGGKIVDHELVTRNFPEGKANIDVLAIYEIEKQLIVNAWFLIGEPKF
- the purB gene encoding adenylosuccinate lyase, with the protein product MIDRYSHPEISAIWELENKFKIWTDIEIYACEARANRGEVPKEDLETIKQKAKFNVEEILEIESKVHHDVIAYLTNLNSYIGPAGRHVHFGLTSSDVGDTALCVQMVQAMDLLIQRTETLLQTTKEKAKEYKDLPCIGRSHGIHAEPMTLGLKFALFFAEMTRNLERMKDARAQVAVGKLSGAVGTYSNIDLEIEEYVLTKLGLTVDPIATQVISRDRHAFYMSVLGVVAASLDRMATEIRLLQKTEGREVEEPFAKGQKGSSAMPHKRNPVVCERISGISRVIRSNVNVGLQNVGLWHERDISHSSAERIVLPDSTIALDYILEKMNFVLKGLHVYPDATERTLNVTRGLIFSQKVLLWLIEKGGITREDAYLIVQENAMAVWADQSKNLRDLLKQDPRCSAILKESDLNEIFQIKPYLERIPLIFKRLGIID
- a CDS encoding VOC family protein, which encodes MAAPKKKKSSGTKTKANLKKLDYRSNPTHSITPFLMFNANIEEVAKFYASVFKKSKIITANPMQGEFILNGQKFTAYNGGPEFKFTWGVSFMISVETQKEVDYYWNALLADGGTESMCGWLQDKFGMYWQVTPKILLQLISHKDPIKAERATQAMLKMRKIDIAVLKEAVS
- a CDS encoding YdcF family protein; the protein is MKKIIILSLKIFFAYILISCSYIISTGLVEEENLSSNTALVLGNKVELDGTPSNRLQARLDRAAILYKDGLIQKIIVSGGIGKEGFDEAKVMKNYLIKQGINADQIIEDNIGYTTEKSANNLKDILESNTAEPILIISQYYHLPRSKYLVKKAGFQNVKTSYARYFEIRDFYSIFRETIALPYVIILNR
- the add gene encoding adenosine deaminase; this encodes MEVPFSEILNRIAVIDRDIAELNRLKSRLPADRPYSPTIQLTFDKQINTLLNERVSLMELPILHPPLWLLSKEGLEPSAESPLLKERKSLLAGDLSVPHPNEQDVINFIREIPKTEVHLHLEACVNKETLKFLYKKNGIEVTDKEFEDKYNFKDLNGFIQVFFFVQGSVKEASDLGYFIDSLADYLRSNNIIYCEAFFAPSKFIQNGLDFDEMVEVMVNRIRQIEVKDGITIRLLVDVSRSFGPENAMNNLKRVLGLKHKEVIGIGLGGAELMGPAKDYSEVFKVARESGLRCVAHSGEDDGPWAIWDAVNLCKAERIGHGTSAIQDPELVRYMKENKIPIEICVTSNVFTGKYVRKEQNHPVRYYYDQGLMLCINTDDPDIFNVNLTYEFFKLYRFLDFSIDEIIDLVRQGVLCTFHPEKETLWAAMEEKIDQIKLKYNLVSDKQVTAV
- a CDS encoding alpha/beta hydrolase; amino-acid sequence: MEKPLEYLIRKPKVSIENPPLLVLLHGVGSNEEDLFSLANYLPESFLVVSARGPLTLAPDSYAWYEVLFTTGQPKINLEQEKESRRLLLEFLDYLKLNYQFDESNVWIGGFSQGAIMSYSVGLLYPERIKGIIALSGRLLEENKEIVKITDDLLKKKIFISHGNNDRVLSVEYARSVKQYLESIGIRPHYREYPEGHSINREMLKDLIQWLEENL
- a CDS encoding DegT/DnrJ/EryC1/StrS family aminotransferase, translated to MLTSRKTFLPFALPSISEDAIEEVAQVLRSGWVTSGPKVKQFEMEFGDFVGSKETIAVNSATAGLHLALEAIGLTADDAAITSSITFTATTEVICYFGAEPILTDVDPIHNLMTPETLHETITSKCKWNGKELISKKTGKRIKAIMPVHLAGYTCDMVGLMAIAKEYNLYVIEDAAHAFPAVHKDKMIGTWGDFTVFSFYATKGITTGEGGMVTTSHKDAAERMRIMRLHGINRDAFNRPGWYYEVVDAGYKYNMTDIAAALGVVQLKESHSFWERRTEIAKHYNQEFSSLKGIKLPKEDTNGIHSWHLYRIEVDPKIAKVGRDTLVEELKERNIGTSLHFIPIFEHPYYKKTFQYNRKEYPNACQMYDRSVSLPLFAGMTKSDEKDVIDAVKDILG
- a CDS encoding YdcF family protein; this translates as MLLSHKKISDTDLESASIIWDFLTQKDNLDKADLIFVLCSHDVRIAKYAADLYRNGYAKQILFSGGINFFTKNIFSDSEADSFAKLALNEGIPAKDIIIENNSTNTGENIQFTKSLLNRKNIKVNSIIAIQKPSMTLRVRLALDKQWPENQFIISAPDYSLLDAPHSHINLFMIINEIVGDLQRIITYPKLGFQSEIAIPESVEYAFNYLVSQEYNLHLVQ
- the ygiD gene encoding 4,5-DOPA dioxygenase extradiol, producing MSSAETKENSAFFQNSTTLPSLFLGHGSPMNAIEENEFVEGLRNLSKTIPKPKAILCISAHWVTDGTFVTAMENPPTIHDFGGFPKALFDVQYPAPGSPELAKLIQSVVISQNVKLDYEWGLDHGAWSVIKHIYPNADIPVVQLSMDYKISPEAHFQLAKELSTLRNQGVLILASGNIVHNLRMVAWDRLNEVYGFDWALDVNQKVKNWILAGDNESLIQIRNHGKEFEWAIPTAEHYLPLLYTLGTKLDSDSISFFNDKPVAGALTMTSVRLEPSH